Within the Ruficoccus amylovorans genome, the region CTGGGAGGAAATTTCCTCGTGGAGCGGGTCTTGCAGCGAGTCGCTGAAAAACAGCGTCATGCGGGCGTCGCCGACGGCTTTTTCAAATCGTCGATGGCCTGCGAAATGAAGTGGCTGACGCTCTCGGCCCGGACCAGCCCGTCACCCAGGCGGTAAAAAGCGGCCAGGCTCTCGTAGCAGACGGACAGCTCGTTGAGCGCCTGCTCAAGCACGGTGTCGATCTCGTCCTCCAAATCGATCTCGGCGTGGGTTTTGGTAATGCGCAGGCAGTAGCCGTGGGCACTCTTCCAGTGTTCCACCCGGTCGGCGAAGCTCTCGATCAAAAACACGCCGCGTCCGTGGGACTGGTACGGGTCTTCCGGCAGTTCGGGGGAGCGGATCACGTCCTCGGCGGGGCCGGGGCCAGGGTCTTTGACTTCGAGCAGGACTTCCCGCCCGTGGCGCATCCACTTGACCTCCACCTTGAGGCAGGGGTCGCTTTTACAGCCGTGTTGGATGGCGTTGACGGTCGCCTCGCTCAGGATGAGCTGCCAGAACGCCAGTTGTTTGTCATTCACGCCCAGATCGCGCAGGAAAAGACCGAAATCTTCGCGCAGGGTTTCGACCAGTTCCACGCGGGCGCTCAGGATGCGGAGGTCGCCTTTTACCGGTTCATCAGCCATGAGAAGAAACAATAAGAGAGTTACGAGAGGCCATTATCACTACCATGACACTT harbors:
- a CDS encoding ATP-binding protein, whose translation is MADEPVKGDLRILSARVELVETLREDFGLFLRDLGVNDKQLAFWQLILSEATVNAIQHGCKSDPCLKVEVKWMRHGREVLLEVKDPGPGPAEDVIRSPELPEDPYQSHGRGVFLIESFADRVEHWKSAHGYCLRITKTHAEIDLEDEIDTVLEQALNELSVCYESLAAFYRLGDGLVRAESVSHFISQAIDDLKKPSATPA